In Musa acuminata AAA Group cultivar baxijiao chromosome BXJ2-3, Cavendish_Baxijiao_AAA, whole genome shotgun sequence, the following proteins share a genomic window:
- the LOC135607406 gene encoding mitochondrial import inner membrane translocase subunit Tim13-like produces the protein MDPFGSSAPSSGASSGPSAEAMMEQIKTQLAQAYAKEFLETVGSKCFAKCITKPGTSISGSESSCISRCIDRYIEATGIISRSLFSSPH, from the exons ATGGATCCTTTTGGGTCCTCCGCACCGTCGAGCGGGGCGTCGTCGGGTCCGTCTGCTGAGGCCATGATGGAGCAGATCAAGACCCAGCTTGCTCAGGCCTACGCCAAGGAGTTCCTCGAG ACTGTGGGAAGCAAGTGTTTTGCAAAGTGCATAACAAAACCGGGTACGAGCATCAGCGGGAGTGAAAGCAGTTGCATCTCTAGGTGCATCGATCGATACATTGAAGCTACTGGAATAATAAGCCGATCTCTGTTCAGCTCCCCCCACTAG
- the LOC135607529 gene encoding B3 domain-containing transcription factor NGA1-like: protein MEGFGVETPSSSSFLWIPSVAELVRRAPARLLDREHMFDKVVTPSDVGKLNRLVIPKQHAERFFPLEPAFADKGLVLFFEDGAGKQWCFRYSYWSSSQSYVITKGWCRFVKEKQLDAGDTVSFFRARSGEAGQRRRLFIDLQRRRHRPRPVGHQGVLIASTAPPLRGSWLPHFYYGSVVPPQHVGAQAAAGRADMGSMPAVLDSVPVVLAAAEPKRIRLFGVNLECPETEDRKNSPLLPPCQWRTESDESTDISTERRQTSMHSHFGCSDREEGRR from the coding sequence ATGGAGGGATTTGGAGTAGagactccctcttcttcctctttcttgtGGATCCCATCGGTGGCGGAGCTTGTACGACGAGCGCCGGCCCGACTTCTGGACCGTGAGCACATGTTTGACAAGGTGGTAACGCCCAGCGACGTCGGCAAGCTGAACCGCCTTGTGATCCCGAAGCAGCACGCGGAGAGGTTCTTCCCCTTGGAGCCGGCTTTTGCGGACAAGGGCCTCGTGCTGTTCTTCGAGGACGGCGCCGGCAAGCAATGGTGCTTCCGCTACTCCTACTGGAGCAGCAGCCAGAGCTACGTCATAACCAAGGGGTGGTGCCGCTTCGTCAAGGAGAAGCAGCTCGATGCCGGCGACACCGTGTCGTTCTTCCGCGCTCGCTCCGGAGAGGCCGGCCAGCGTCGACGCCTCTTCATTGACCTGCAGCGCCGCAGGCACCGCCCTCGGCCAGTAGGACATCAGGGCGTCCTCATAGCTTCCACGGCGCCGCCCCTGCGCGGGAGCTGGCTGCCGCACTTCTACTACGGATCGGTGGTGCCCCCGCAGCATGTTGGAGCGCAAGCTGCCGCAGGTAGAGCCGACATGGGGTCCATGCCCGCGGTTTTGGACTCGGTGCCGGTGGTCCTCGCCGCTGCTGAGCCAAAGCGGATCAGGCTGTTCGGAGTAAACCTAGAGTGCCCAGAGACGGAGGACAGAAAGAACTCTCCATTGCTGCCTCCTTGTCAGTGGAGGACTGAAAGTGATGAGTCCACCGACATCTCCACAGAGAGGAGGCAGACCTCCATGCACTCCCACTTCGGGTGCAGTGAcagggaagaaggaagaagatga